One segment of Bacillus alkalisoli DNA contains the following:
- a CDS encoding nucleotidyltransferase domain-containing protein produces the protein MNVLDVLSTIEKEQNIRILFACEAGSRAYGMSQVDSDYDIRFIYIQPIKSYLTLGNAKETYTLIKGGLDIQGWDIRKALHLAHKSNASLFEWALSSIPYVRDDLFSSYFLEEVYPSFSIKVLAYHYLSLTTKNVAQFKEKQKINFLYHAVRCALMLELLVEQKVTSIQLAQLTKQSNYFSESDYCLLKQWKQQGAVSNELASSLLQKIIQVIEATSPQLQGLTTSKPHIKALEKLFHELLEVD, from the coding sequence ATGAATGTGCTAGATGTTCTTTCTACAATAGAAAAAGAACAAAACATTCGAATACTATTTGCATGTGAAGCTGGTAGTAGAGCCTATGGTATGTCACAAGTGGATAGTGATTATGATATTCGGTTTATTTATATTCAACCGATTAAAAGTTATCTTACTTTAGGAAATGCTAAAGAAACGTATACCCTAATAAAAGGTGGATTAGACATTCAAGGTTGGGACATAAGAAAAGCTCTACATTTAGCACATAAATCAAATGCAAGCCTTTTCGAATGGGCGCTTTCATCTATTCCTTATGTTCGGGATGATCTGTTTTCTTCATACTTTTTAGAAGAGGTGTATCCGAGTTTTTCTATAAAAGTGTTAGCTTATCATTACTTATCCTTAACAACCAAGAATGTAGCGCAATTTAAAGAGAAACAAAAAATAAATTTTTTGTATCATGCTGTTAGATGTGCGTTAATGTTAGAATTGCTTGTTGAGCAAAAAGTGACATCCATTCAATTAGCACAGCTAACGAAACAGAGTAACTATTTTTCTGAATCAGATTATTGTTTATTGAAGCAATGGAAACAGCAAGGGGCAGTAAGCAATGAACTTGCTTCCTCCTTATTGCAAAAAATTATTCAAGTCATAGAAGCTACTTCACCACAGTTACAAGGTTTAACTACTTCAAAGCCGCATATAAAGGCTTTAGAAAAACTTTTTCACGAACTTTTGGAAGTTGATTGA
- a CDS encoding DUF2533 family protein, with the protein MSVHKQISAHSKKQNEVVMKFIQLENVREKYIEEAIYHCQHNETFSTEKINEVTKRINELAKSGIAEQRKLVTEDMIREFVNRKK; encoded by the coding sequence ATGAGCGTACATAAGCAAATTTCTGCACATTCAAAAAAACAAAACGAAGTCGTTATGAAATTTATACAACTAGAAAATGTAAGAGAAAAATACATTGAAGAAGCAATATACCATTGTCAACATAATGAAACATTCTCAACAGAAAAAATAAACGAAGTAACAAAAAGAATTAATGAATTAGCTAAAAGCGGAATAGCAGAGCAACGTAAACTAGTTACAGAAGATATGATAAGAGAGTTTGTAAACAGAAAGAAGTAA
- a CDS encoding sulfurtransferase has protein sequence MVDCTFYLGEDTKGKQEYVKEHIPTAIYFHLDEDLSGEIGLHGGRHPLPDFERLKDKLENIGISNDTKVVAYDRQKGAMASRFWWLLTYLGHEKVYVLNGGFQKWQEEKLPMASGMESPQYYKGNLNVQVRDDMLVSMEDVKNKLLDVRNGSITLIDSREPARYKGEVEPIDKIAGHIPGAINEFWIYATTDSGWKEVSALGEHFSHLDKSKETIVYCGSGVTACPNVLALKTAGFTNVKLYAGSWSDWISYNDNPIEKA, from the coding sequence ATGGTAGACTGCACTTTTTATCTAGGAGAAGATACAAAGGGTAAACAGGAATACGTAAAAGAACATATACCTACAGCTATTTATTTTCATCTTGACGAAGACCTATCTGGTGAAATCGGTTTACATGGAGGACGTCATCCACTTCCTGATTTTGAACGATTAAAAGACAAGCTCGAAAACATTGGAATTAGTAATGACACGAAAGTAGTCGCATATGACCGTCAAAAAGGTGCCATGGCTTCTAGGTTTTGGTGGTTGCTAACGTATTTAGGCCATGAAAAAGTTTACGTATTAAATGGTGGCTTTCAAAAATGGCAAGAGGAAAAATTACCAATGGCTAGTGGTATGGAAAGTCCGCAATATTATAAAGGTAACTTAAACGTACAAGTACGTGATGACATGCTCGTCTCTATGGAAGACGTGAAAAATAAATTATTGGATGTCAGAAATGGCTCGATCACACTAATCGATTCCCGTGAACCCGCTCGATATAAAGGCGAAGTGGAGCCAATTGACAAAATAGCGGGTCATATCCCAGGAGCTATTAATGAATTTTGGATATATGCAACAACTGATTCCGGTTGGAAAGAGGTAAGTGCATTGGGTGAACATTTTTCACATTTAGACAAAAGCAAAGAAACGATTGTTTACTGCGGATCAGGTGTTACTGCTTGTCCTAATGTATTAGCTTTAAAAACAGCTGGTTTTACGAACGTAAAGCTTTACGCTGGTAGCTGGAGTGATTGGATTTCATATAACGATAACCCAATCGAAAAGGCTTAA
- a CDS encoding 5'-3' exonuclease, with protein sequence MKRLLLIDGMALLFRSFYATSVYNRFMYTSTGVPTNGVQGFVKHMLTSIETFEPTHVVCCWDMGSKTFRTEMFDDYKANRPAPPEQLIPQFDLVKEVVDSFDIPNIGLVGFEADDCIGTIAKMYRDDAEIMILTGDQDILQLLDDKISVALIKNGYGNYEVHSPSSFFEKKGLTPSQLIDLKAIMGDPSDNYPGVKGIGEKTATKLLLEHSTIEGILENLSSLTKAQQKKFEESLELLHLSRELAEIKCDVPVSCAIDTAEITFNQDKIYSKFDELEFTTLKTFVSKYCS encoded by the coding sequence TTGAAAAGACTTTTACTAATTGATGGTATGGCATTATTATTCCGTTCATTTTACGCAACGAGTGTTTATAATAGATTTATGTATACTTCTACAGGTGTGCCGACGAATGGTGTACAAGGCTTCGTTAAACATATGTTAACTTCCATCGAAACGTTCGAACCAACACATGTTGTTTGTTGTTGGGATATGGGAAGTAAAACCTTTCGTACAGAAATGTTCGATGATTACAAAGCAAATAGACCAGCACCTCCTGAACAATTAATTCCGCAATTTGACCTTGTGAAAGAAGTGGTCGATTCTTTTGATATTCCGAACATCGGATTAGTAGGTTTCGAAGCAGACGATTGTATCGGAACGATAGCAAAGATGTATCGTGACGATGCAGAAATAATGATCTTAACAGGTGACCAAGATATTCTTCAATTATTAGATGACAAAATTAGTGTAGCATTAATTAAAAATGGCTATGGGAACTATGAAGTCCACAGTCCAAGCTCGTTTTTTGAGAAGAAAGGCTTAACGCCATCTCAACTTATTGACCTAAAAGCCATTATGGGTGACCCGAGTGACAATTATCCAGGTGTTAAGGGGATTGGGGAAAAGACTGCTACTAAGTTGTTGTTAGAGCATAGTACGATTGAAGGAATTTTAGAGAATTTAAGTAGTTTAACAAAAGCACAACAGAAGAAATTTGAAGAGAGTCTTGAATTGTTGCACCTGTCAAGAGAGCTAGCAGAAATCAAATGTGATGTACCCGTATCCTGCGCCATTGATACGGCAGAAATTACATTTAATCAAGATAAAATTTATAGCAAATTTGATGAATTAGAGTTTACAACTTTAAAAACGTTTGTTTCTAAATATTGTTCATAA
- the sspL gene encoding small, acid-soluble spore protein L, whose product MSKHSANRGKAAPGVNPQGYGQDAGAASPKSKLENKAKRDNTKR is encoded by the coding sequence ATGAGTAAACATTCTGCAAACCGTGGTAAAGCTGCACCTGGAGTAAATCCCCAAGGATATGGACAAGACGCAGGAGCTGCATCACCTAAGTCTAAATTAGAGAACAAAGCTAAGAGGGATAATACAAAAAGATAA
- a CDS encoding divergent PAP2 family protein — MNKAIQVALAAISIAQFLKIPITFIRTGKWNWGLLFETGGMPSSHSAGVSSLATFVALKKGIPTVDFALSTIFGLIVMYDAQGVRRQTGDLTIAVNELSEEVERLENKPDLHYHDNIERRVKEKLGHQPEEVVAGALFGIAVGVLGYIFSGGKRKKFRLTNLIDH, encoded by the coding sequence GTGAATAAGGCAATACAGGTTGCTCTAGCCGCTATATCGATAGCGCAGTTTTTAAAAATACCCATCACATTTATTCGGACGGGAAAATGGAATTGGGGATTGTTATTTGAAACGGGAGGAATGCCAAGCTCTCATTCCGCAGGTGTATCTTCTCTTGCAACTTTTGTAGCGTTGAAAAAAGGGATACCAACAGTAGATTTTGCCCTGTCCACTATCTTTGGATTAATCGTCATGTATGATGCACAAGGAGTAAGAAGACAAACAGGTGATTTAACCATTGCGGTCAATGAGTTAAGCGAAGAGGTAGAAAGACTGGAGAACAAACCTGACCTACACTACCATGACAACATTGAAAGAAGAGTGAAAGAAAAGCTTGGCCACCAACCAGAAGAAGTTGTTGCAGGTGCCTTGTTTGGAATAGCTGTTGGCGTATTAGGTTACATTTTTTCCGGTGGAAAGCGAAAAAAATTCAGACTAACAAACCTCATTGATCATTAA
- a CDS encoding DUF6123 family protein — protein sequence MGKNDSTEEYIDNLKAKGFIFREDALGFIEFGKHYTGSSDHLVNIAIEITLKAQKQFDGSFFVSFLEILKKEEVDSKKHAYKLAEEKNII from the coding sequence ATGGGGAAGAATGACAGTACGGAAGAATATATAGATAACCTAAAAGCCAAAGGGTTTATTTTTAGGGAAGATGCATTAGGGTTTATTGAATTTGGAAAACACTATACAGGCAGCTCAGACCACTTGGTAAATATTGCAATTGAAATAACACTTAAAGCACAAAAGCAATTTGACGGTAGCTTCTTCGTGTCTTTTTTGGAAATATTAAAAAAAGAAGAAGTAGACTCAAAAAAACATGCTTACAAATTAGCAGAAGAAAAGAATATTATATAA
- a CDS encoding DMT family transporter, which translates to MKKTLTADLLLLFVAFIWGSTFVLVQNAIAILPPFTFNAVRFLLAGIPLLVLLLLARKKGNWVVEKEVMLPGVILGVWLFFGYGLQTLGLVYTTSSKAGFITGLSVVLVPIICFLWLKEKIHQQAIVGVSIATFGLYLLTMFDYLAFNIGDFFVLLCAVSFAVHIVLTGKFTKIYTAIALTTVQIFTVAILSTFSALLFEKPWLLDSQDLFHFEVVFALLICAFLATTVAFFIQTHVQKFTSPTRVALIFAMEPVFAAITGYLWANERLSTFAVVGCIFIFVGMILAELPIKKKKVEVSV; encoded by the coding sequence ATGAAAAAGACCTTAACAGCAGATTTACTATTATTGTTTGTCGCATTTATATGGGGCTCTACTTTTGTCCTTGTCCAAAATGCTATCGCCATTTTACCACCTTTTACTTTCAATGCAGTTAGATTTCTTTTAGCAGGAATACCTCTACTTGTTTTATTATTACTGGCAAGAAAAAAAGGTAATTGGGTTGTAGAGAAAGAAGTAATGTTACCAGGGGTTATACTCGGTGTATGGTTATTTTTTGGTTACGGCTTACAAACATTAGGCTTAGTTTATACGACCTCATCTAAAGCAGGATTTATTACTGGATTAAGTGTGGTGCTTGTTCCAATCATTTGTTTTTTATGGTTAAAAGAAAAAATACATCAACAAGCTATTGTAGGTGTATCCATTGCAACGTTTGGTTTATATTTATTAACTATGTTCGATTATCTAGCTTTTAATATAGGAGACTTTTTCGTTTTACTATGTGCCGTTTCATTTGCCGTACATATCGTTTTAACAGGAAAATTCACAAAAATTTATACGGCTATAGCGTTAACAACTGTACAAATTTTTACTGTTGCCATTTTAAGTACGTTCAGTGCATTACTATTTGAAAAGCCTTGGTTGTTAGACAGTCAAGATTTGTTTCATTTTGAAGTAGTTTTTGCGCTGTTAATTTGTGCTTTTCTTGCTACAACTGTTGCCTTTTTTATTCAAACACATGTGCAAAAGTTTACATCTCCTACTCGAGTGGCATTAATTTTTGCGATGGAGCCAGTTTTTGCCGCTATTACTGGTTATCTGTGGGCAAATGAAAGACTTTCTACATTCGCGGTAGTTGGCTGTATTTTTATTTTTGTTGGAATGATCTTAGCGGAACTTCCAATAAAGAAGAAAAAAGTTGAAGTTTCGGTATAA
- a CDS encoding reverse transcriptase-like protein — translation MIEVYIDGASAGDPGPSGAGIFIKGHGKAESYSVPLGMMNNHEAEYHALIHALRICVEQDYRIVSFRTDSQAVERAMEKQFAKNDKYSGLLEEAMKLANQLDLFFIKWIPSKQNAVADELSRKAIQLYKSGEK, via the coding sequence ATGATTGAAGTATACATAGATGGGGCAAGTGCTGGAGATCCGGGCCCATCAGGAGCAGGGATTTTTATTAAAGGACATGGAAAAGCAGAAAGCTATTCTGTTCCACTAGGAATGATGAATAACCATGAAGCGGAATATCACGCATTGATTCATGCATTAAGAATATGTGTAGAACAAGATTATCGTATTGTTTCCTTTCGAACAGACTCGCAAGCAGTTGAACGTGCAATGGAAAAGCAATTTGCCAAAAATGATAAATATAGTGGGCTTTTAGAAGAAGCAATGAAGCTTGCCAATCAATTAGATTTATTTTTTATAAAATGGATTCCAAGCAAGCAAAACGCTGTCGCCGACGAGTTATCACGAAAAGCAATTCAATTATATAAGTCGGGAGAAAAATAA
- a CDS encoding ribonuclease H family protein, which yields MMKFTVEWQYRTPKKLETTFRSEEMSLGEVLVLSDDLEKTGRTKELLFIDDQGTTWTKKELQRWLKQSDTEMMDIVAYFDGGFDVETNLAGIGIVIYYTKNKKHYRVRMNARLEELETNNEAEYAACYFLIQQLEQLDIKSTEVEFRGDSQVVLQQLSGEWPCYDDTLNLWLDKIEQKVKALKIRPKFSPINRKQNAEADQLATQALEGTPIQSTIELEQRK from the coding sequence ATGATGAAATTTACTGTAGAGTGGCAATATCGTACACCGAAAAAACTAGAAACGACTTTTAGAAGCGAAGAAATGTCTTTAGGTGAGGTATTAGTTTTAAGTGATGACCTAGAGAAGACCGGGCGAACAAAAGAGCTACTTTTTATAGATGATCAAGGAACAACATGGACGAAAAAAGAATTACAAAGATGGTTAAAGCAAAGTGATACAGAAATGATGGACATTGTTGCGTACTTTGATGGCGGCTTTGATGTAGAAACGAACTTGGCAGGTATAGGCATTGTTATTTATTACACAAAAAATAAAAAGCACTACCGAGTTAGAATGAATGCCAGGTTAGAAGAGCTTGAAACGAATAATGAAGCAGAGTATGCAGCATGTTACTTTTTAATACAACAATTAGAGCAGTTAGATATTAAGAGCACTGAAGTAGAATTCAGAGGCGACTCTCAAGTCGTGCTTCAGCAATTATCAGGTGAGTGGCCATGCTATGATGATACATTAAACCTATGGCTTGATAAAATCGAACAAAAAGTAAAAGCACTCAAGATTAGGCCGAAATTTAGTCCTATTAATAGAAAACAAAATGCCGAAGCTGATCAACTTGCTACCCAAGCGTTAGAAGGTACTCCGATTCAAAGTACAATAGAATTGGAACAAAGGAAGTGA
- a CDS encoding zinc-finger domain-containing protein: MSRKKILMEVGEILDTFCHECLVKKTLRKEMGKKYAQSFCIKECTVGQDIKRLGEQLDNK, encoded by the coding sequence TTGAGTAGAAAAAAGATATTGATGGAAGTAGGAGAGATATTAGACACTTTCTGTCATGAATGTCTCGTGAAGAAAACGTTACGAAAAGAAATGGGGAAAAAATATGCGCAGTCTTTTTGTATTAAGGAATGCACGGTAGGTCAAGACATAAAAAGGCTAGGAGAGCAACTCGATAATAAGTGA
- a CDS encoding DUF2564 family protein, with protein MDQNQNELHTGYNDLMQVEVSIESAQKMVGSATMSLDPEALNNAGRAIANARTMLNEANQHSTGMDTEFLQKAEQSLAQCEHQLSEAKKH; from the coding sequence ATGGACCAAAACCAAAATGAATTACACACAGGATACAACGACCTAATGCAAGTAGAAGTTTCCATAGAGTCTGCACAAAAAATGGTTGGCTCTGCAACAATGAGTCTAGACCCTGAAGCTTTGAATAACGCAGGAAGAGCTATTGCAAATGCAAGAACAATGCTTAACGAAGCTAACCAACATAGTACTGGGATGGACACAGAATTTTTACAAAAAGCGGAGCAGTCACTTGCTCAATGTGAACACCAGCTATCTGAAGCTAAAAAGCATTAA
- the cspD gene encoding cold-shock protein CspD, whose product MQNGKVKWFNNEKGFGFIEVEGGDDVFVHFSAIQGDGFKSLEEGQEVSFEIVDGNRGPQAANVTKL is encoded by the coding sequence ATGCAAAACGGTAAAGTAAAATGGTTCAACAATGAAAAAGGTTTCGGTTTCATCGAAGTTGAAGGTGGAGACGATGTATTCGTACACTTCTCAGCTATCCAAGGTGATGGTTTCAAATCTTTAGAAGAAGGTCAAGAAGTTTCTTTCGAAATCGTAGATGGTAACCGCGGACCTCAAGCTGCAAACGTAACTAAACTTTAA
- a CDS encoding sensor histidine kinase, translating into MKPKIAFFQKGTGISPYIWTVFSILPFYFIFQSQSTLEIVIGIVLTIVFFLSYRFAFISKKWPVYLWTCILIAISITMTIVFQFVYFAFYIAYYNGKIKNRVAFFTLYIIHLIATTISINYNIVLQKELFLTQIPFILIIWMSVILLPFNLYNKRKQDKLEEQLEDANKRIAELIKHEERQRIARDLHDTLGQKLSLIGLKSDLARKLIYKDPEKAKSELKDVQQTSRTALNEVRKMVSQMRGIRLKEELLRVKQLLDAAEIKLTINHDLPLKGVSPFVENILSMCLKESVTNVVKHSKTNQCDISIKHDQDEVKMIIKDYGVGLATDIDFSKGSGLQGMRERLEFVNGNFEITGKSGTTITITVPIVEKGKEAPK; encoded by the coding sequence ATGAAGCCAAAAATAGCTTTTTTCCAAAAAGGCACCGGAATTTCTCCATATATTTGGACCGTATTTAGTATTTTACCGTTCTACTTTATATTTCAATCGCAATCAACGTTAGAAATTGTAATAGGTATTGTTTTAACCATCGTTTTTTTCTTGTCGTATCGATTTGCTTTTATTTCTAAAAAATGGCCAGTCTATTTGTGGACATGCATCTTAATTGCCATTTCCATTACAATGACAATCGTTTTCCAGTTTGTCTACTTTGCTTTTTATATTGCTTATTATAATGGAAAGATAAAAAATCGAGTCGCATTTTTTACTTTATATATTATTCATTTAATTGCTACAACTATTTCCATCAACTATAATATCGTTTTACAAAAGGAATTATTCTTAACACAAATTCCATTTATCTTAATTATTTGGATGAGTGTCATCTTACTTCCATTTAACTTATATAATAAACGAAAGCAAGACAAGTTAGAGGAGCAATTAGAAGACGCTAATAAGCGTATTGCTGAACTAATTAAGCATGAAGAACGACAACGTATTGCCCGTGACCTACATGATACATTAGGTCAAAAACTTTCACTTATCGGCTTAAAGAGCGATTTAGCAAGAAAATTAATTTATAAAGACCCTGAAAAAGCAAAATCTGAGCTTAAAGATGTGCAACAAACTTCAAGAACAGCTTTAAATGAAGTTCGGAAAATGGTGTCACAAATGCGCGGCATTCGCCTAAAAGAAGAATTACTAAGAGTAAAACAGTTACTAGATGCTGCAGAAATAAAATTAACGATCAATCACGATTTACCATTAAAAGGTGTTTCGCCTTTTGTCGAGAATATATTAAGTATGTGTTTAAAAGAATCGGTAACGAATGTGGTGAAACATAGTAAAACAAATCAATGTGATATTTCCATAAAGCATGATCAGGATGAAGTGAAAATGATTATAAAAGACTATGGAGTAGGATTGGCAACAGATATTGATTTTTCAAAAGGCAGCGGACTTCAAGGTATGAGAGAAAGATTAGAATTCGTAAATGGAAACTTTGAGATTACCGGTAAAAGTGGGACGACTATAACAATAACCGTGCCAATAGTAGAAAAAGGAAAGGAGGCGCCTAAATGA
- a CDS encoding response regulator transcription factor — protein sequence MIRIVIAEDQRMMLGALGSLLDLEDDLEVVGKASNGKEAVELFHQYKPDVCIMDIEMPEKTGLEAAEEIMGQGCKVIILTTFARSGYFQRALKAGVSGYLLKDSPSEDLADCIRSVMSGRRMYAPELMDDVYSEENPLTERELAVLGLVADGKNTKEIADELSIKSGTVRNYISTILDKLEVKNRIEAITQSKEKGWFK from the coding sequence ATGATTCGTATTGTTATTGCTGAAGATCAGCGTATGATGTTAGGAGCCTTAGGATCTTTACTTGATTTAGAAGACGACTTGGAAGTGGTAGGTAAAGCAAGTAACGGAAAAGAAGCGGTTGAGCTTTTTCATCAATACAAACCAGACGTATGTATTATGGATATTGAAATGCCTGAGAAAACTGGACTTGAAGCAGCAGAAGAAATAATGGGGCAAGGGTGTAAAGTAATTATATTAACTACTTTTGCACGTTCTGGATATTTTCAACGAGCATTAAAAGCTGGAGTTAGTGGTTATTTGCTTAAAGATAGCCCTAGCGAAGATTTAGCTGATTGTATTCGCAGTGTCATGTCAGGTCGAAGAATGTATGCTCCAGAACTAATGGACGATGTGTATAGTGAAGAAAACCCATTAACAGAAAGAGAATTAGCTGTACTAGGACTTGTTGCTGATGGAAAAAACACGAAAGAAATCGCAGACGAATTGAGCATTAAATCTGGTACAGTACGAAATTACATTTCCACTATATTAGATAAATTAGAAGTGAAAAACAGAATCGAAGCGATAACTCAGTCAAAAGAAAAGGGCTGGTTTAAGTAA